The Halalkalibacter krulwichiae genome has a segment encoding these proteins:
- a CDS encoding methionine biosynthesis PLP-dependent protein translates to MNREKLETILVQIGNRSEDRTGTINTPVYFSTAYRHTGIGESTGYDYARTGNPTREVVEKTIATLEEGDRGFACSSGMAAIQTVLSLFEQGDEILASQDLYGGTYRLFEQGWNRWGLSFAFADPRKLEDFEKRITNKTKALFIETPTNPLMQEASISELAKIAKKHGLLLIVDNTFYTPLLQQPLVDGADIVIHSASKYLGGHNDVIAGLIAAKGQELCDRIAYYHNGIGAILSAFDSFLLIRGMKTLALRMEKHEENAKAIVKYLEQEEGVTDVLYPGKGGMISFRILKEAWVNPFLQQLKLISFAESLGGVESLMTYPATQTHMDIPEDIRIANGVCNRLLRFSVGIERDQDLIADLDQAFKYVKESIQS, encoded by the coding sequence ATGAACAGAGAAAAATTAGAGACCATTTTAGTACAAATCGGAAACCGATCAGAGGATCGAACAGGAACGATTAACACACCTGTCTATTTCTCGACTGCCTATCGCCATACTGGTATAGGAGAGTCGACTGGATATGATTATGCTCGTACAGGTAATCCAACAAGAGAAGTTGTTGAAAAGACAATTGCGACGCTTGAAGAGGGAGACAGGGGGTTTGCATGTAGTTCTGGAATGGCTGCAATCCAAACGGTACTTTCATTATTTGAACAAGGAGATGAAATATTAGCATCTCAAGATTTATATGGAGGGACATATCGACTCTTCGAACAAGGTTGGAATCGTTGGGGCTTATCTTTTGCATTTGCCGATCCAAGGAAGTTAGAGGATTTTGAAAAACGTATAACAAATAAAACGAAAGCATTGTTTATTGAAACGCCAACGAATCCATTAATGCAAGAAGCTTCTATCTCTGAATTAGCCAAAATAGCAAAGAAGCATGGTCTATTACTTATCGTAGACAATACATTTTATACTCCATTGCTTCAACAACCACTTGTTGATGGTGCGGATATTGTGATACATAGTGCAAGTAAATACTTAGGTGGCCATAATGATGTGATAGCTGGTTTAATTGCTGCAAAAGGACAGGAGTTATGTGACCGTATTGCTTACTATCATAATGGAATTGGTGCGATATTATCAGCATTTGATTCGTTCTTACTAATAAGAGGTATGAAAACTCTTGCATTAAGAATGGAAAAACATGAAGAAAATGCAAAGGCGATTGTTAAGTATTTAGAGCAGGAAGAGGGAGTGACTGATGTTCTCTATCCAGGTAAAGGTGGAATGATTTCCTTTCGTATTTTAAAAGAGGCATGGGTTAATCCATTTCTTCAACAACTAAAACTAATTTCTTTTGCTGAGAGCTTAGGAGGAGTCGAAAGCTTAATGACGTATCCAGCAACACAAACTCATATGGATATTCCGGAAGATATTCGTATTGCAAATGGTGTTTGTAACAGGCTACTACGTTTTTCAGTTGGAATTGAACGAGATCAAGATTTAATTGCAGATCTTGATCAAGCATTTAAATATGTTAAAGAAAGCATACAGTCATAA
- a CDS encoding genetic competence negative regulator, with product MRLERLNTDKFKAFLTYDDMHERGLTKEDLWQDLPKVHDLFRDMILEADDELGFKVDGPIAVEVYAMPAQGMVIIVSKSNSDDEFDEEGFEEGYIEMQVTLDETEDIFYVLQDIEDVIALASRLYPFGIKGGTLYSFKDKYFIKFEEYDVDVVDEEAFVALLSEFGCPSTVSPYMVEEYGKKIMDNNAIASLYRYFMEN from the coding sequence ATGCGTCTTGAACGTTTGAATACAGATAAATTCAAAGCTTTCTTAACCTATGATGACATGCATGAAAGAGGGTTAACGAAAGAAGACTTATGGCAAGACTTGCCTAAAGTTCATGATTTATTTAGAGACATGATTTTAGAAGCTGATGATGAACTTGGATTTAAAGTTGATGGACCTATTGCTGTAGAGGTTTATGCAATGCCAGCTCAAGGCATGGTAATCATTGTTTCAAAGAGCAATTCTGATGATGAATTTGATGAGGAAGGCTTTGAAGAGGGCTATATTGAAATGCAAGTAACGCTTGATGAAACTGAAGATATATTTTACGTACTCCAAGATATAGAAGATGTCATCGCTCTAGCATCTAGACTTTATCCTTTTGGGATAAAGGGGGGCACTCTATATTCGTTTAAAGATAAATATTTCATCAAATTTGAAGAATATGATGTCGATGTAGTAGATGAAGAAGCTTTTGTCGCATTATTGTCGGAATTCGGATGTCCTTCAACAGTTTCTCCATATATGGTAGAAGAATACGGAAAAAAAATTATGGATAACAATGCAATTGCCTCGCTTTACCGTTATTTTATGGAAAATTAA
- a CDS encoding bifunctional homocysteine S-methyltransferase/methylenetetrahydrofolate reductase: MNFLKKLAQQVLIGDGAMGTLLYEQGVDQCFEEVNVTEPDKIVRAHREYIEAGADVIQTNTYAANRLKLEKYGLQDRVSELNNKAVRLAKEAAQGEVYVLGTVGGIRRFQLEEWDLTEIKAAFKEQMTELVAGGIDGLLLETFYDLEEAKVATSLARQITDIPIIVNLSIGEVGVMNGGIHVSDAFDQLKSVGADIVGLNCRTGPFHMLRSFETIPLKAGVFFSAYPNASLPDYRDGRVFYQSNADYFKAMGEKFIQQGVRLLGGCCGTTPEHIKAFAEVREKVAPVTTKKVRSIVTIKEMSETRRVQDPLPEIVEKRKSVIVELDPPKKLSTKKFMDGARALKDAGVDAVTMADNSLASPRVDNLALGAMIKEQIGVRPLVHVTCRDRNLIGLQSHLMGLHALGIDDVLAITGDPTKIGDFPGATSVYDVSSFQLISFIKQLNEGISFSGKELGQKANFSVGAALNPNVRHLDKAVKRMEKKIDSGADYFMTQPIYSSQQIEELANETKHISKPIYIGIMPLTGTRNAEFLHNEVPGIKLTDDIRHAMAACGEDREASTKEGIAIAKSLIDTALAHFNGIYLITPFLRYEITVELTQYIESKKQAIYR, encoded by the coding sequence ATGAATTTTCTAAAGAAGCTTGCCCAGCAAGTCTTAATTGGTGATGGAGCGATGGGCACGTTATTATACGAACAAGGTGTCGACCAGTGTTTTGAAGAAGTAAACGTAACAGAGCCGGATAAGATCGTACGTGCTCATCGGGAATATATTGAAGCTGGTGCAGATGTAATTCAAACAAATACATACGCAGCAAATAGATTAAAGTTGGAAAAGTATGGATTGCAAGATCGTGTTAGTGAATTAAATAATAAGGCTGTCCGATTAGCTAAAGAAGCCGCACAAGGTGAAGTCTATGTTCTAGGAACAGTAGGAGGAATCAGGCGATTTCAACTTGAGGAGTGGGATTTAACAGAGATTAAAGCGGCTTTCAAAGAGCAAATGACTGAATTAGTAGCAGGAGGCATAGATGGCCTTTTGCTTGAAACTTTTTATGACCTTGAGGAAGCGAAAGTAGCCACAAGTTTAGCTCGGCAAATTACAGATATTCCTATTATTGTGAACTTATCAATTGGAGAAGTTGGAGTCATGAATGGAGGGATACACGTTTCTGATGCGTTTGACCAATTAAAATCAGTTGGAGCAGATATTGTTGGATTAAATTGTCGTACAGGCCCTTTTCATATGTTACGATCATTTGAAACAATTCCTTTAAAGGCAGGTGTATTTTTCTCAGCTTATCCCAATGCTAGTTTGCCAGATTACCGAGATGGTCGTGTCTTTTATCAATCGAATGCAGATTATTTTAAGGCGATGGGGGAAAAGTTCATTCAGCAAGGTGTTCGCTTATTAGGAGGGTGTTGTGGGACAACTCCCGAACATATCAAAGCCTTTGCCGAGGTAAGAGAGAAAGTAGCTCCTGTTACAACGAAAAAAGTAAGGTCGATTGTGACGATTAAGGAAATGAGTGAGACACGACGAGTTCAGGATCCTCTACCTGAGATAGTTGAGAAGAGAAAGTCTGTTATAGTTGAACTAGATCCTCCGAAAAAATTAAGTACAAAAAAGTTTATGGACGGGGCACGAGCATTAAAGGATGCAGGGGTCGATGCGGTCACGATGGCAGATAACTCACTAGCTTCGCCGAGAGTAGATAACCTAGCTTTAGGAGCGATGATTAAAGAGCAAATTGGGGTGAGGCCCCTTGTTCATGTGACGTGCCGTGATAGAAATTTAATAGGGTTACAGTCGCATTTAATGGGTCTTCATGCATTAGGAATTGATGATGTGTTAGCTATTACAGGTGACCCGACAAAAATTGGTGATTTTCCTGGCGCAACGTCTGTTTATGATGTAAGTTCGTTTCAGCTAATTTCCTTCATTAAGCAATTAAACGAAGGAATTTCGTTTTCAGGAAAAGAGTTGGGACAAAAGGCAAATTTCTCTGTAGGGGCAGCATTAAATCCTAATGTTAGACATCTAGATAAAGCAGTAAAAAGAATGGAAAAGAAAATAGACAGTGGCGCAGATTACTTCATGACTCAGCCGATTTATAGTTCTCAACAAATTGAAGAACTTGCAAACGAAACGAAGCACATCTCTAAACCGATCTATATTGGGATCATGCCACTAACTGGAACAAGGAACGCCGAATTCCTTCATAATGAGGTTCCGGGAATTAAATTAACAGATGATATTCGCCATGCAATGGCTGCTTGTGGAGAAGATCGAGAAGCATCAACAAAGGAAGGAATTGCAATTGCGAAATCATTAATTGATACTGCTTTAGCACATTTTAATGGGATATATTTAATCACTCCTTTCCTACGTTACGAGATTACAGTCGAATTAACTCAATATATAGAATCGAAAAAACAAGCTATATACAGGTAA
- the prsW gene encoding glutamic-type intramembrane protease PrsW: MFAIVTAAMAPGMALLSYFYLKNGYSSTTKSLVLRTFIIGILLVFPVMVLQYAFTVEGFFIHPFTKAFILYGFIEEFFKWFLLWAFAYQHATFSRRYDGIVFGVSLSLGFATVENVFYLVANGLEAAIGRALLPVSSHALYGVIMGYYFGLAKVEKIGRRKNMVVALLLPVVLHGTYDFILLSFDIYFLIGLIPFMLVLWWVALNKVKRANELDY, encoded by the coding sequence TTGTTTGCGATCGTAACAGCTGCAATGGCGCCGGGGATGGCATTATTATCTTATTTTTATTTGAAAAATGGTTATAGTTCAACAACAAAATCACTTGTATTACGAACGTTTATTATCGGAATTCTTCTTGTTTTTCCCGTAATGGTTTTGCAATATGCTTTCACAGTTGAAGGTTTTTTTATACATCCGTTTACGAAGGCATTTATCTTGTATGGTTTTATAGAAGAATTTTTTAAGTGGTTCTTGCTATGGGCTTTTGCTTACCAACATGCGACTTTCTCAAGGCGTTATGACGGGATTGTATTTGGGGTATCCCTTTCATTAGGGTTCGCAACGGTAGAGAATGTCTTTTATTTAGTTGCAAATGGATTGGAAGCGGCTATTGGTCGTGCGTTACTTCCGGTATCGAGTCATGCTTTGTATGGAGTGATTATGGGCTACTATTTTGGTTTGGCAAAAGTTGAAAAAATAGGTAGGAGAAAGAATATGGTGGTTGCTTTACTGTTGCCTGTTGTTCTTCATGGTACTTATGATTTTATTCTGTTAAGTTTTGATATCTACTTTTTAATTGGTCTTATCCCGTTTATGTTAGTACTATGGTGGGTAGCATTAAATAAAGTAAAGCGTGCCAATGAACTTGATTATTAA
- a CDS encoding YpdA family putative bacillithiol disulfide reductase has translation MEKKEVIIVGGGPCGLAAAIACMNKGLEPLVIEKDNIVSAIHRYPTHQTFFSTSEKLEIGDVPFVIEDRKPRRNQALVYYREVVKRKNIPVKTYERVMKVEKLENGSFYIETTKQTYLTNYVIIATGYYDSPNMLDVPGEKNDHVLHYFKEAHPYFDLDVVVIGGKNSAIDAALELEKAGARVTNLYRGNEYSQSIKPWILPEFESLVRHGNIKMEFNAHVKEITTSEVIFSQNGKEHRVAADFVFAMTGYHPDHSFLRKMGVDVDRETGRPMFNPNSMETNVDGLFIAGVIAAGNNANEIFIENGRFHGDQIAEAIAEKKTNKC, from the coding sequence ATGGAAAAAAAAGAGGTAATCATTGTTGGCGGTGGACCATGTGGTCTTGCTGCGGCTATAGCTTGTATGAATAAGGGGCTAGAGCCATTAGTCATTGAAAAAGATAATATTGTTAGTGCCATTCATCGGTACCCAACTCATCAAACTTTTTTTAGTACGAGTGAGAAGCTTGAAATTGGTGATGTGCCCTTTGTGATAGAGGATCGAAAACCAAGAAGAAACCAGGCGCTAGTTTATTATCGTGAAGTTGTCAAACGCAAAAATATACCTGTCAAGACGTATGAAAGAGTAATGAAAGTGGAAAAGTTAGAGAATGGAAGCTTTTACATAGAGACAACGAAACAAACATACCTAACTAACTATGTGATTATTGCAACAGGTTACTATGATTCTCCTAATATGCTGGATGTACCTGGTGAGAAGAATGATCACGTCCTTCACTATTTTAAGGAAGCGCACCCATACTTTGATCTTGATGTAGTTGTTATCGGTGGAAAGAATTCCGCTATTGATGCAGCTCTTGAGTTAGAGAAGGCTGGGGCACGTGTGACCAATTTATATCGAGGTAACGAATATTCTCAAAGTATTAAACCTTGGATTTTACCTGAATTTGAATCACTCGTCCGTCATGGGAACATAAAAATGGAATTCAATGCACATGTGAAAGAAATAACGACAAGTGAAGTTATTTTTAGTCAGAATGGTAAAGAGCATAGAGTGGCAGCTGATTTTGTTTTTGCGATGACCGGATATCATCCAGATCATTCCTTTTTACGTAAAATGGGAGTAGATGTCGATCGTGAAACGGGGCGACCAATGTTTAATCCAAACTCAATGGAAACGAATGTTGATGGTTTATTTATAGCTGGTGTGATTGCAGCAGGAAACAACGCAAATGAAATCTTTATTGAGAATGGTCGCTTTCATGGAGATCAAATAGCAGAGGCGATAGCTGAAAAAAAAACAAATAAGTGTTAA
- a CDS encoding MerR family transcriptional regulator: MASKEGKYNIKAISKMLGIQAGTLRAWERRYQIIEPVRNKAGHRLYSDEHVAILRWLIDKVNKGFTIGQAVDLMEKGSIAVESNNFQGGDYSVQLSDEILKALLSFQENKANQLLNEAFSLFSVDKVTIDILGALMVKVGHMWESNQITVAHEHFVTSFLRTKIGTIFHNIPINGMMPKVVAVCAPNETHELGLLIFTLFLRRKGFEVIYLGAGIPKEDLEVVIKEVEADIFVTSCTLEPNLSEALSLISHLNQVFPKLKIGAGGFAFDHLIEGRTDYQNILVGKTKQDWEQWLKNVV; this comes from the coding sequence ATGGCTTCAAAAGAAGGGAAATATAACATCAAGGCAATCTCAAAAATGCTCGGTATACAGGCTGGAACATTAAGAGCTTGGGAACGGCGTTATCAAATTATCGAACCCGTTCGCAATAAAGCAGGTCATCGTCTGTATTCGGATGAGCATGTTGCGATCTTACGATGGTTGATTGATAAGGTTAACAAAGGTTTTACAATTGGACAAGCAGTTGATTTAATGGAGAAAGGTTCTATTGCAGTTGAGTCGAATAATTTTCAAGGTGGAGATTATTCTGTTCAACTCTCAGATGAGATCCTTAAAGCACTGCTTTCATTTCAAGAGAATAAGGCGAATCAACTATTAAACGAAGCTTTTTCACTTTTTAGTGTCGATAAAGTTACAATAGATATCCTTGGAGCTTTAATGGTTAAGGTCGGACATATGTGGGAGAGTAATCAAATTACAGTCGCACATGAACATTTTGTTACCTCTTTCTTAAGAACCAAAATAGGTACCATTTTTCATAATATACCTATTAACGGTATGATGCCAAAAGTCGTTGCCGTTTGTGCTCCGAACGAAACACATGAATTAGGATTATTAATCTTCACTCTATTTCTAAGAAGAAAAGGATTTGAGGTTATCTATTTAGGAGCCGGTATTCCAAAAGAAGACTTAGAAGTCGTGATTAAAGAAGTAGAAGCAGATATTTTTGTGACTTCATGTACATTAGAGCCAAATTTATCTGAAGCACTTTCTTTAATTTCACATTTGAATCAAGTATTTCCGAAATTGAAAATTGGAGCTGGAGGCTTTGCTTTTGATCATCTCATCGAAGGACGAACTGATTATCAAAACATTTTAGTAGGAAAGACCAAACAAGATTGGGAACAATGGTTAAAAAACGTTGTTTAA
- a CDS encoding CPBP family intramembrane glutamic endopeptidase has protein sequence MRKQREIVAELTDRQLVLNVYLSQFIMLLLAIILSFFVFDHWIDFLELFQGNLLTVVFLSGAIATVIVMVDLLMERVFPKEWLDDGGINERVFRGLTIPKLFLLCAVVAIAEELLFRAVIQSTFGLIIASSVFALIHIRYLDKPVLFINVCLASFLLGGLFYWTGSITVTIFTHFLIDVILGLIIRNRYLKQVKRSVVK, from the coding sequence ATGAGAAAACAACGTGAAATAGTAGCAGAATTAACCGACCGTCAATTAGTATTAAATGTTTATTTATCACAATTCATTATGTTGTTATTAGCTATCATTTTAAGTTTTTTTGTTTTCGATCATTGGATCGATTTTCTAGAATTATTTCAAGGTAATCTTCTAACGGTTGTCTTTCTTAGTGGTGCTATTGCGACTGTGATTGTAATGGTTGACCTGTTAATGGAAAGAGTTTTTCCGAAAGAGTGGCTAGATGATGGCGGGATTAATGAAAGAGTGTTTCGTGGTTTAACGATTCCTAAATTGTTCCTGCTGTGTGCAGTTGTAGCTATAGCAGAGGAGCTGTTATTTCGGGCAGTTATCCAAAGTACTTTTGGACTAATCATTGCCAGTTCAGTATTTGCGCTTATTCACATTCGCTATTTAGACAAGCCTGTTTTGTTTATAAATGTTTGTCTGGCAAGTTTTTTGCTTGGAGGGTTATTTTATTGGACTGGATCCATTACCGTTACGATTTTTACTCATTTTTTAATTGATGTTATTCTTGGGTTAATTATTCGCAATCGATACTTAAAGCAAGTTAAAAGGAGTGTAGTCAAATGA
- a CDS encoding Glu/Leu/Phe/Val family dehydrogenase, whose translation MAEKEQQAEQLDVLASTQSVIKIALDKLGYPEEMYELMKEPIRMLTVRIPVRMDDGSTRIFTGYRAQHNDAVGPTKGGVRFHPNVSEKEVKALSIWMSLKAGIVDLPYGGGKGGIICDPREMSFRELERVSRGYVRAISQIVGPTKDIPAPDVFTNSQIMAWMLDEYSRIREFDSPGFITGKPLVLGGSHGRESATAKGVTMCIREAAKKKGIDIDGARVVIQGFGNAGSFLAKFMHDAGAKVIGISDAYGALHDPEGLDIDYLLDRRDSFGTVTKLFRDTISNQELLELDCDILVPAAIENQITEKNAHDIKASIVVEAANGPTTMEATRILNERDVLLVPDVLASAGGVTVSYFEWVQNNQGYYWTEEEVEGKLEAVMVDAFENIYKLAKTRRVDMRLAAYMIGVRKMAEASRFRGWV comes from the coding sequence ATGGCAGAAAAAGAACAGCAGGCCGAACAATTAGATGTGCTTGCATCGACACAAAGTGTCATCAAAATAGCATTGGACAAGCTTGGGTATCCTGAGGAAATGTATGAACTGATGAAAGAGCCTATTCGTATGCTCACAGTTAGAATACCTGTTCGTATGGATGATGGTTCAACGAGAATCTTCACTGGGTACCGAGCTCAACATAACGATGCTGTTGGTCCAACAAAAGGAGGAGTGCGCTTTCATCCGAATGTATCTGAAAAAGAAGTGAAAGCTCTATCGATCTGGATGAGTTTAAAAGCTGGGATTGTAGACCTTCCGTATGGCGGGGGAAAAGGTGGAATTATTTGTGATCCTCGTGAAATGTCTTTCAGAGAGCTTGAACGGGTAAGTCGTGGTTACGTACGTGCCATTAGTCAGATTGTTGGTCCAACTAAAGATATTCCTGCTCCTGATGTATTTACAAACTCTCAAATCATGGCTTGGATGCTGGATGAATATAGTCGAATACGTGAATTCGACTCTCCGGGATTTATTACTGGAAAGCCGTTAGTTTTAGGAGGCTCTCATGGAAGAGAATCGGCAACGGCTAAAGGTGTAACTATGTGCATAAGAGAAGCTGCTAAAAAGAAGGGGATAGACATTGATGGAGCTCGTGTCGTCATCCAAGGATTTGGGAATGCTGGTAGCTTTTTAGCGAAATTTATGCACGATGCTGGTGCGAAGGTGATCGGTATCTCAGATGCTTACGGTGCTCTTCATGACCCAGAAGGCTTGGATATAGATTACTTACTTGATCGTCGAGATAGCTTTGGAACTGTTACTAAGTTGTTCCGAGATACAATCTCCAATCAAGAGTTACTAGAATTAGATTGTGATATTTTAGTTCCGGCAGCAATTGAAAATCAAATTACTGAAAAAAATGCACACGATATTAAAGCGTCGATCGTTGTTGAAGCTGCAAATGGTCCAACAACTATGGAGGCTACTCGAATCTTGAATGAACGCGATGTGTTGCTTGTACCAGATGTATTAGCTAGTGCGGGTGGCGTAACGGTTTCTTACTTTGAATGGGTACAAAATAACCAAGGTTATTATTGGACGGAAGAAGAAGTTGAAGGTAAATTAGAAGCAGTCATGGTAGATGCTTTTGAAAATATTTATAAACTGGCGAAAACAAGAAGAGTAGACATGAGGCTTGCCGCTTATATGATTGGGGTAAGAAAGATGGCAGAAGCATCAAGATTTCGTGGTTGGGTATAG
- a CDS encoding DUF2663 family protein, whose product MKPFKDWNISSYYGPEAVKFMLEELVSRKNKLEKMEHAKLWWSMFALFCAAVFFLFGYRVVNTHGTDYSANFLSALLGHPVLLILMLLLSISFIQLNHFVKKANKAEKEFDELREEFIARSTELWEMDATWEARDKVFSFMKQEHDINLYHK is encoded by the coding sequence GTGAAGCCTTTTAAAGATTGGAACATAAGTTCATATTATGGTCCAGAAGCAGTAAAGTTTATGTTAGAGGAGCTCGTTAGCCGAAAGAACAAACTAGAAAAAATGGAACATGCAAAATTGTGGTGGTCGATGTTTGCATTATTTTGTGCAGCAGTCTTTTTCTTATTTGGTTATAGAGTAGTTAATACTCATGGAACCGATTATTCGGCCAATTTTCTGAGTGCATTATTAGGACATCCTGTGCTGCTTATTCTAATGCTACTTCTATCAATCTCTTTTATTCAATTAAATCATTTCGTCAAAAAAGCAAATAAGGCAGAAAAAGAATTTGATGAATTAAGAGAAGAATTCATCGCACGGAGCACTGAATTGTGGGAGATGGATGCGACTTGGGAAGCTCGGGACAAAGTATTCTCATTTATGAAGCAAGAACACGATATTAACTTATACCATAAATAA
- a CDS encoding metallophosphoesterase, which translates to MTFFIGGMFVFLLLLHMFIEAKRNRIDYLALKYETLPEEFHGYRLFFISDVHKRIISKKIYQELINQVDIIIIGGDLCEKNVPLERIEENVKQLSAIAPCYFVWGNNDHEVGKENVKNILMKYHVKDLENKECVIKKQQDQITLLGLDDTGFEKLPELILPLSQSFSVLICHYPDVTELLPSNHPFSLILTGHTHGGQIRFFGFGIARRGGLFNEGNYNLLISNGYGTTALPFRLGAPAQTHIITLLKK; encoded by the coding sequence ATGACGTTTTTCATTGGAGGTATGTTCGTATTTCTCCTTCTGTTACATATGTTTATAGAAGCAAAAAGAAACCGAATTGACTACTTAGCATTAAAATATGAGACGTTACCTGAAGAATTTCATGGTTATCGCCTTTTTTTTATTAGTGATGTTCATAAGAGGATAATCTCAAAAAAAATATATCAAGAATTAATCAATCAGGTAGATATCATTATTATTGGTGGCGATCTTTGTGAGAAAAATGTACCTTTAGAACGTATTGAAGAGAATGTAAAGCAACTTTCTGCCATTGCTCCATGTTACTTTGTTTGGGGGAATAACGATCATGAAGTGGGGAAAGAGAATGTAAAGAACATTCTTATGAAATATCATGTTAAAGACCTAGAGAATAAAGAATGTGTAATAAAAAAACAACAAGATCAAATAACTTTACTAGGGCTTGATGATACGGGATTTGAAAAGTTACCTGAATTAATTCTCCCATTATCTCAGTCTTTTTCAGTGTTAATTTGTCATTATCCTGATGTGACAGAGCTTCTCCCTTCGAATCATCCTTTTTCATTGATATTGACTGGACATACTCACGGTGGCCAAATTAGGTTTTTTGGGTTTGGGATAGCAAGAAGAGGGGGACTTTTTAACGAAGGCAACTATAACCTTCTAATAAGTAATGGTTATGGAACTACAGCACTCCCTTTTCGATTAGGTGCACCTGCTCAAACACATATTATTACGCTTCTCAAAAAGTGA
- a CDS encoding asparaginase, translating to MKKILILHTGGTIAMQENEQGAVQPNLINPLYSTIESLSTLASVIVDDYLNIPSPHMTPSLMIDLAERLKERASSDQLDGIVVTHGTDTLEETAYLLDLLLDWDLPVVVTGAMRSSNELGADGPHNLISAVRVASSDSACGKGVLVVLNDEIHTAKNVTKTHSSNIATFQSPQYGPIGIVTKRGVFFHHTPSVRECYPVKKLSKKVALLKTYAGMDDTIIEAVANTDIDGLIIEAFGQGNVPPQVMEALTKLIERKIPVVLVSRCFSGVVQDTYAYEGGGRILKERGVIFTNGLNGQKARLKLMVVLEQTTDKYTLQEIFYK from the coding sequence ATGAAAAAAATTCTTATCTTACATACAGGCGGCACAATTGCCATGCAAGAAAATGAGCAAGGTGCTGTCCAACCAAATTTGATAAATCCATTATATTCCACGATTGAATCGCTATCAACCTTAGCATCAGTCATTGTCGATGACTATTTAAATATACCATCACCACATATGACACCATCATTAATGATTGACTTAGCTGAACGGTTAAAGGAAAGAGCAAGTTCTGATCAATTAGATGGCATCGTTGTTACACACGGGACTGACACTCTTGAAGAGACTGCTTATTTATTAGATCTCTTACTTGATTGGGACCTACCTGTTGTTGTGACTGGTGCGATGCGCTCTAGCAATGAACTAGGCGCTGATGGACCACACAACCTAATTTCAGCAGTGCGTGTCGCTTCAAGTGATTCAGCTTGTGGGAAAGGAGTATTGGTTGTATTAAACGATGAAATACACACAGCAAAGAACGTAACGAAAACTCATTCTAGTAATATCGCTACTTTCCAAAGTCCTCAATATGGTCCAATTGGTATCGTTACAAAACGCGGAGTCTTTTTTCACCACACTCCTTCGGTCCGTGAATGCTATCCAGTTAAAAAACTGAGTAAAAAAGTAGCACTATTGAAAACCTACGCGGGAATGGATGACACCATCATTGAAGCTGTAGCCAATACAGACATTGACGGTTTAATAATCGAAGCATTCGGACAAGGTAATGTACCGCCTCAAGTTATGGAAGCTTTAACAAAGTTGATTGAACGTAAGATCCCTGTAGTACTCGTTTCACGTTGCTTTAGTGGAGTCGTTCAAGATACATACGCCTATGAGGGCGGTGGTAGAATACTTAAAGAACGCGGAGTCATTTTTACAAATGGCTTAAATGGACAAAAAGCGCGTTTAAAATTAATGGTCGTTCTAGAACAAACGACTGATAAATATACACTACAAGAAATATTTTACAAATAA